The following are encoded together in the Pedobacter steynii genome:
- a CDS encoding class I mannose-6-phosphate isomerase, translating to MNSEHTIGALEEFKKDEMQINKNTMGEEWRRTSQSLLPAQVLDADRQKVDDYILSPFQALGDHKILNGYTSLAEWIISEKTVVIDGYIGVFFHDVQLQIQKELNQKGLSVKWHQATDYLKPEKEVDELVKPFLGGEDEVWGTKCNLNLQDFFKSSEFLKLNMDPEKDINIVIGIGAGLLNREAPVIYLDIPKNEIQYRMRARSIANLGKSASERSFSMYKRFYFVDWEVLNRYRAELLARISIVADGQRLHELNWLFKADLLKGLNQLSHTVLRARPWFESGSWGGQWMKSKLKGLNVNEVNYAWSFELISPENGLVFESDGNLLEVSFDFLMLCESGAVLGKHAETFGAYFPIRFDFLDTFNGGNLSIQCHPSKNYIRANFGETITQDETYYILDAAPGAKVYLGFQDDINPAEFRLALENSQLKNEEIAIEKYVRSFPSVKHELFLIPNGTVHSSGRNNMVLEISATPYIFTFKMYDWLSLDLHGNPRPINIAHAFNNLRFERKGKLVEQELISIPVSLEKGADWELIHLPTHEDHFYDVHRLEFDTEMAVATEDSCHVLMLVEGTAVAVEINGERVGIFHYAETFVIPAATQNYKLLNPGKEKLKVIKAFLKNEIQL from the coding sequence ATGAATAGTGAACACACGATTGGGGCTTTGGAAGAGTTTAAAAAGGACGAAATGCAGATAAATAAAAATACAATGGGGGAGGAATGGAGACGTACTTCACAATCATTATTGCCGGCTCAGGTTTTAGATGCTGACCGTCAGAAGGTTGATGATTATATTTTGTCTCCTTTCCAGGCGCTGGGGGACCATAAAATACTTAATGGATATACCAGTCTTGCAGAATGGATCATTAGTGAGAAAACAGTAGTTATTGATGGATATATAGGTGTGTTTTTTCATGATGTTCAATTGCAGATTCAAAAAGAGCTGAATCAGAAGGGCCTTTCTGTAAAATGGCACCAGGCTACAGATTATCTTAAACCGGAAAAGGAGGTTGATGAACTGGTTAAGCCTTTTTTGGGTGGAGAGGATGAGGTTTGGGGAACGAAATGCAACCTGAACCTTCAGGATTTCTTTAAATCCAGCGAGTTTTTAAAACTGAACATGGACCCGGAAAAAGACATCAATATTGTAATTGGTATTGGTGCCGGATTATTGAACAGGGAAGCCCCGGTGATCTATCTGGATATCCCAAAAAATGAAATTCAGTACCGGATGAGGGCCAGGTCAATCGCTAACCTGGGGAAATCTGCTTCAGAACGGTCATTTAGTATGTATAAGCGCTTCTATTTTGTTGATTGGGAGGTACTGAACAGATATAGAGCAGAATTGTTGGCGCGTATTTCTATTGTTGCAGACGGACAGAGACTTCATGAGCTGAACTGGTTGTTTAAAGCAGATTTACTGAAAGGGCTGAACCAGCTTAGCCATACTGTACTGCGCGCAAGACCCTGGTTTGAAAGTGGTTCATGGGGAGGGCAGTGGATGAAAAGCAAGCTCAAAGGCTTGAACGTTAACGAAGTGAATTATGCCTGGTCTTTTGAATTGATCAGCCCGGAAAATGGATTGGTCTTTGAAAGTGATGGCAATCTGCTGGAAGTGTCTTTCGACTTTTTAATGTTATGTGAATCCGGGGCTGTTTTGGGAAAACATGCAGAAACATTCGGAGCTTATTTTCCGATACGCTTTGATTTTCTGGATACTTTTAATGGTGGAAATCTTTCGATACAATGCCATCCTTCCAAAAATTATATCAGGGCCAATTTCGGAGAAACCATTACACAGGATGAGACCTACTATATCCTGGATGCGGCACCGGGAGCAAAGGTTTATTTAGGGTTTCAGGACGATATTAACCCGGCAGAATTTCGCCTGGCTTTGGAAAACAGTCAGTTGAAAAATGAAGAAATCGCCATAGAAAAATATGTACGGAGTTTTCCCTCTGTTAAACATGAGCTCTTTCTGATTCCAAATGGCACAGTACATAGCTCAGGACGGAACAATATGGTGCTGGAGATCAGCGCAACACCCTATATCTTCACCTTTAAAATGTACGACTGGCTTTCGCTTGATCTCCATGGAAATCCACGACCGATAAATATTGCACATGCATTTAATAACCTCAGGTTCGAACGCAAAGGAAAATTAGTCGAACAGGAACTGATCTCAATCCCGGTATCATTAGAGAAAGGGGCAGATTGGGAACTGATTCACTTACCAACCCATGAAGATCATTTTTATGATGTACACCGGTTGGAGTTTGATACGGAAATGGCGGTGGCTACGGAAGATAGTTGTCATGTACTGATGTTGGTGGAAGGTACTGCTGTTGCAGTGGAAATCAATGGAGAACGGGTTGGCATTTTCCATTACGCAGAAACTTTTGTCATTCCGGCAGCTACACAAAACTATAAATTACTGAATCCCGGAAAAGAAAAGCTGAAAGTCATCAAAGCCTTTCTTAAAAACGAGATCCAGCTGTAA